The following coding sequences lie in one Rhizobium rhododendri genomic window:
- a CDS encoding chloride channel protein: protein MPSSSYRKSKFLRRSRAVWGSHGTWRTRLVFWAGAVAIGLISVGFAKAADMAQRLFGAVTTSGDWGFLLPLVITPVGFVLSAWLAITLFPNSQGSGIPQAIAARHLHQEDDRVRLLSLRVAAGKILLTILGLLSGASIGREGPTVQVGAAIMLAAARFGGMVQARGLILAGSAAGIAAAFNTPLAGIVFAIEEMSRTYEARANGLVLTAVILAGLAALGLSGSYNYFGTAVTSPTFLADWGLVLVCGIGGGALGAGFSGLALHFGLRIRRWAQPQPLLRMLIMAGGCGLAVAVIGVISKGNTFGTGYEQARGAVEGNSLPLLFFVEKLLASFLSMISGIPGGIFAPSLAVGAGFGSTVGHLMGTSIALAAILGMAGYFAGVVQAPMTAFVIILEMTGDHQAVIPIMAVSMLGYVTSRMLSPEPLYHGLSRVYIAAAIRARRTHDKDAARTDASSA from the coding sequence ATGCCCTCCTCTTCCTATCGAAAATCGAAGTTCCTGCGCCGCTCCCGGGCTGTGTGGGGGTCGCACGGGACGTGGCGGACGCGGCTGGTGTTCTGGGCGGGGGCTGTGGCCATCGGGCTGATCAGCGTCGGCTTTGCCAAGGCGGCAGACATGGCGCAGCGGCTTTTCGGTGCGGTGACGACCTCGGGCGACTGGGGATTTCTGCTGCCTCTCGTCATCACCCCGGTCGGGTTCGTGCTGTCGGCGTGGCTTGCCATCACGCTGTTTCCGAATTCCCAGGGAAGCGGTATTCCGCAGGCGATCGCAGCGCGGCACCTGCATCAGGAGGATGACCGGGTGCGGCTGCTGTCGCTGCGGGTGGCGGCGGGGAAAATCCTGCTGACGATTCTCGGCCTGCTGTCGGGCGCCTCGATCGGTCGCGAGGGACCGACTGTCCAGGTCGGCGCCGCCATCATGCTGGCAGCGGCGCGGTTCGGCGGTATGGTACAGGCACGCGGGCTGATCCTTGCGGGCTCGGCAGCCGGGATCGCAGCAGCCTTCAACACGCCGCTGGCCGGCATCGTCTTTGCCATCGAGGAAATGAGCCGCACCTACGAGGCCCGTGCCAACGGGCTGGTGCTGACGGCGGTGATCCTCGCCGGCCTGGCGGCTCTCGGGCTCTCCGGCAGCTACAATTATTTCGGCACGGCGGTGACGTCGCCAACCTTCCTTGCCGATTGGGGCCTTGTGCTGGTCTGCGGTATCGGCGGCGGCGCGCTCGGTGCCGGCTTCAGCGGCCTTGCCCTGCATTTTGGCCTGCGCATCCGCCGCTGGGCACAGCCGCAACCTCTCCTGCGCATGCTCATCATGGCCGGCGGCTGCGGGCTGGCGGTGGCTGTCATCGGCGTCATCTCCAAGGGCAATACGTTTGGTACCGGATACGAGCAGGCGCGCGGCGCGGTAGAGGGGAACTCGCTGCCGTTGCTGTTCTTCGTGGAAAAACTCCTGGCAAGCTTTTTGTCGATGATTTCAGGCATTCCGGGCGGGATATTTGCCCCGTCGCTCGCCGTCGGCGCGGGTTTCGGCAGCACCGTCGGGCACCTCATGGGCACCAGCATCGCCCTTGCCGCCATCCTCGGCATGGCCGGCTATTTTGCCGGTGTCGTGCAGGCGCCGATGACGGCTTTCGTCATTATCCTGGAAATGACCGGCGATCACCAGGCGGTCATCCCGATCATGGCGGTGTCGATGCTGGGCTATGTGACGTCACGGATGTTGTCGCCGGAGCCGCTTTATCACGGGCTTTCGCGTGTCTACATCGCCGCCGCCATCCGCGCACGACGGACGCATGACAAGGATGCCGCGCGGACCGACGCAAGTTCCGCTTGA
- a CDS encoding YlcI/YnfO family protein — protein MKTASLPSLRVDPELRAAAESVLKDGETLSAFVEASIRAQIDFRRKQAEFIARGLASLEDAKKTGIYFSSKEVLDELKGMLDARSSEKHSS, from the coding sequence ATGAAAACGGCATCCCTTCCGTCACTGCGCGTCGATCCCGAACTACGCGCAGCGGCTGAGAGCGTCTTGAAGGACGGCGAGACGCTGTCGGCGTTTGTCGAGGCTTCTATCCGGGCACAGATAGATTTCCGACGCAAGCAGGCGGAGTTTATCGCACGCGGCCTGGCATCGCTTGAAGATGCAAAGAAAACAGGAATTTATTTCAGTTCGAAGGAGGTTCTCGACGAATTGAAGGGAATGCTCGATGCCAGGTCTTCGGAAAAGCATTCCTCGTGA
- a CDS encoding type II toxin-antitoxin system RelE/ParE family toxin encodes MTYAVRTTAKAREDIKRLYAYLLERDEQAAVRAYAAIEKAMVMLETFPFSCRRASGGDSLLRELVVPFGAAGYVLLFKIEDSQTVTVAAIRHQREEDYH; translated from the coding sequence GTGACCTATGCGGTCAGGACGACGGCAAAGGCCCGGGAAGATATCAAACGTCTATACGCCTATCTGCTGGAGCGCGATGAACAAGCTGCCGTGCGGGCCTATGCGGCGATTGAAAAGGCCATGGTCATGCTGGAAACGTTTCCTTTCAGCTGCCGTCGAGCGTCCGGCGGCGATTCTCTTTTAAGGGAGCTTGTCGTACCTTTCGGCGCGGCCGGATATGTGCTTCTGTTCAAGATAGAAGACAGCCAGACAGTCACCGTCGCGGCCATCCGCCACCAGCGGGAAGAAGACTACCACTGA
- a CDS encoding LacI family DNA-binding transcriptional regulator, whose translation MKEKSAKLADVARVAEVSQGTASNVFNRPEVVREQVREHVLKVAAALGYRGPDVKGRLLRAGRVNAIGVATVEPLSYFFEDPWARAIMTAIGDVCDESGTGIALVSAKNQEKLAWNVNSALVDGFILLCVEGGERLVDLTRRRQLPFIALALGEDDASVPRIGIDNRAGAAAAARHLGELGHRNVAILAIGNHDVPHGLLPLSRIDEVLGGSMRERMRGYWQGIETFGIGPDDMPVFGTLNDQPTVEAAMTALFSMPAPPTAVLAMSDHSAMLALQWLAARGIAVPGEVSVVGFDGVPEAALSQPALTTVVQPLPEIARRAVAAILEATIPAEGHVMAVDLVVRKSTAAPGR comes from the coding sequence ATGAAGGAAAAGAGCGCAAAACTTGCCGATGTGGCGCGGGTGGCGGAGGTCTCGCAAGGGACCGCCTCCAATGTCTTCAACCGCCCTGAGGTGGTGCGCGAACAGGTCCGCGAGCATGTCCTGAAGGTCGCTGCCGCGTTGGGCTACAGGGGGCCTGACGTAAAGGGCCGCTTGCTGCGAGCAGGGCGCGTCAATGCGATCGGCGTGGCAACGGTCGAGCCGCTGTCCTATTTTTTCGAAGATCCTTGGGCGCGAGCGATCATGACGGCGATTGGCGACGTCTGCGATGAGAGCGGAACCGGGATTGCGCTGGTGTCAGCGAAAAACCAGGAAAAGCTGGCCTGGAATGTCAACAGTGCCCTGGTCGACGGGTTTATCCTGCTCTGTGTCGAAGGTGGAGAAAGGTTGGTCGACCTGACACGCCGGCGGCAGTTGCCCTTCATCGCGCTGGCGCTTGGCGAGGACGACGCCTCGGTCCCGCGGATCGGCATCGATAACAGGGCGGGCGCGGCTGCCGCTGCGCGGCATCTGGGCGAGCTTGGCCACAGGAATGTCGCCATACTGGCCATCGGAAACCACGATGTTCCGCATGGGCTGTTGCCGCTTTCGCGGATCGACGAGGTTTTGGGCGGCAGCATGCGGGAGCGGATGCGTGGCTACTGGCAAGGGATAGAGACGTTCGGTATCGGGCCCGACGATATGCCGGTCTTCGGCACGCTGAACGACCAGCCGACGGTCGAGGCTGCAATGACGGCGCTGTTCTCGATGCCTGCGCCGCCAACCGCCGTTTTGGCCATGTCCGACCACAGCGCCATGCTGGCGCTGCAGTGGCTCGCCGCTCGTGGCATCGCCGTGCCCGGCGAAGTGTCCGTGGTCGGTTTCGACGGCGTGCCGGAAGCGGCGTTGTCCCAGCCCGCCTTGACGACCGTCGTCCAGCCGTTGCCGGAAATCGCCCGTCGCGCGGTGGCGGCCATACTCGAAGCCACCATACCGGCAGAGGGGCATGTCATGGCGGTCGACCTGGTCGTCCGCAAAAGCACAGCCGCGCCCGGGCGATAG
- the betA gene encoding choline dehydrogenase has protein sequence MQQADFVIIGSGSAGSAMAYRLSEDGKHSVIVLEYGGTDFGPFIQMPAALAWPMSMDRYNWGYHSEPEPHLNNRRITAPRGKVLGGSSSINGMVYVRGHSEDFNRWEELGARGWGYADVLPYFKRMENSHGGEEGWRGTDGPLHVQRGGFTNPLFHAFVEAGKQAGFETTDDYNGSKQEGFGLMEQTIYKGRRWSAANAYLRPALKRPNVTLIRCLARKIVIENGRATGVEIERGGKIEVVKANREVIVAASSFNSPKLLMLSGIGPEAHLKEMGIEVKVDRPGVGANLQDHMEFYFQQVSTKPVSLYSWLPWFWQGVAGAQWLFTRSGLGTSNQFEACAFLRSAPGIKQPDIQYHFLPVAISYDGKAAAKSHGFQVHVGYNLSKSRGAVTLRSSDPKADPVIRFNYMSHPEDWEKFRHCVRLTREIFGQKAFDHYRGPEIQPGAEVTTDEQIDAFLREHLESAYHPCGTCKMGSRDDPMAVVDPETRVIGVDGLRVADSSIFPSLTYGNLNGPSIMAGEKAADHILGRQPLARSNQRPWTNPRADISDR, from the coding sequence ATGCAGCAAGCAGATTTCGTCATCATCGGTTCCGGTTCGGCAGGATCTGCCATGGCTTATCGGCTGTCGGAAGACGGCAAGCATTCGGTGATCGTGCTGGAATATGGGGGCACGGACTTCGGGCCGTTCATCCAGATGCCGGCGGCGCTCGCCTGGCCGATGAGCATGGATCGCTACAACTGGGGATATCACTCCGAGCCGGAGCCTCACCTCAACAACCGGCGGATCACCGCGCCGCGCGGAAAGGTGCTCGGCGGCTCCTCGTCGATCAACGGCATGGTGTATGTGCGCGGCCATTCCGAAGACTTCAACCGCTGGGAGGAGCTTGGCGCGCGGGGCTGGGGCTATGCCGACGTGCTGCCCTACTTCAAGCGCATGGAAAACAGCCATGGCGGCGAAGAGGGCTGGCGGGGCACCGACGGGCCGCTGCATGTACAGCGCGGCGGCTTCACCAATCCCCTGTTCCACGCCTTCGTGGAGGCCGGCAAGCAGGCGGGTTTCGAGACCACCGACGACTATAACGGCTCGAAGCAGGAAGGTTTCGGGCTGATGGAGCAGACCATCTACAAGGGCCGCCGCTGGTCGGCCGCCAATGCCTATCTGCGCCCTGCCCTGAAACGCCCGAACGTCACGCTGATCCGCTGCCTTGCCCGGAAGATCGTCATCGAGAACGGCCGTGCTACCGGTGTCGAGATCGAGCGCGGCGGCAAGATCGAGGTCGTCAAGGCCAACCGCGAGGTGATCGTGGCTGCATCTTCGTTCAATTCGCCAAAGCTGCTGATGCTGTCGGGCATCGGGCCGGAAGCGCATCTGAAAGAAATGGGCATCGAGGTCAAAGTCGACAGACCGGGTGTCGGCGCCAACCTGCAGGACCACATGGAATTCTATTTCCAGCAGGTCTCGACCAAGCCGGTGTCGCTCTATTCCTGGCTGCCGTGGTTCTGGCAGGGCGTGGCGGGGGCGCAGTGGCTTTTTACCCGCTCGGGACTTGGCACCTCCAACCAGTTCGAGGCCTGCGCCTTCCTGCGCTCGGCGCCCGGCATCAAGCAGCCCGACATCCAGTATCATTTCCTGCCCGTGGCCATCAGCTATGACGGCAAGGCGGCCGCCAAGAGCCACGGGTTCCAGGTCCACGTCGGCTACAACCTGTCAAAATCGCGCGGTGCCGTGACGCTGCGCTCCTCGGACCCGAAGGCCGATCCGGTGATCCGCTTCAACTATATGAGCCATCCGGAAGACTGGGAGAAATTCCGCCACTGCGTCCGGCTGACGCGCGAGATTTTCGGCCAGAAGGCCTTCGACCACTACCGGGGACCTGAAATCCAGCCGGGCGCCGAGGTGACCACAGACGAGCAGATCGACGCGTTCCTGCGCGAACACCTGGAAAGCGCCTATCACCCCTGCGGCACCTGCAAGATGGGATCGAGGGACGACCCCATGGCCGTCGTCGACCCCGAGACCCGGGTCATCGGCGTCGACGGACTGCGCGTCGCGGACTCGTCGATCTTCCCGTCGCTGACATATGGCAACCTCAACGGCCCGTCGATCATGGCGGGCGAAAAAGCCGCCGACCACATCCTCGGCCGCCAACCGCTCGCCCGCTCCAACCAGCGACCCTGGACCAACCCGCGCGCTGACATCAGCGACCGGTAA
- a CDS encoding type II toxin-antitoxin system RelE family toxin yields the protein MKDVVVSRLADKALMRMQPKRRLAIIEKVKAYARGEIVDIKKMKGGNLYRIRVGLDRVIIDDKGRIIVVIDAGPRGSIYKD from the coding sequence ATGAAGGACGTTGTCGTATCCCGACTTGCCGACAAAGCACTTATGCGCATGCAGCCAAAACGGCGGCTGGCGATCATTGAAAAAGTCAAAGCCTATGCGCGCGGAGAGATTGTCGACATCAAGAAGATGAAAGGCGGAAATCTCTACCGTATCAGGGTCGGACTGGATCGGGTTATCATCGATGACAAGGGTAGGATTATCGTGGTCATCGATGCCGGTCCGCGGGGCAGTATCTACAAGGATTGA
- a CDS encoding helix-turn-helix domain-containing protein, giving the protein MGDIKRFEIDGKPYVLLSEEDYEDLVDGLRANAVLAGISAGEETWPLEIVEARANGGNAVRIFRNYRRMTVTELAMAAGISQPYLSEIEAGKKTGSVDVLKRIATALKVDLDDLVVDVAD; this is encoded by the coding sequence ATGGGCGATATCAAGAGGTTCGAAATCGACGGCAAACCCTATGTGCTGTTGAGTGAAGAGGATTATGAGGATCTGGTCGATGGACTGAGGGCGAATGCTGTCCTGGCCGGGATTTCTGCAGGAGAAGAAACCTGGCCCTTGGAGATCGTTGAGGCGCGTGCCAATGGCGGAAATGCCGTCCGTATCTTCCGAAACTATCGCCGCATGACTGTCACCGAACTTGCCATGGCCGCCGGAATTTCGCAGCCCTATCTCTCTGAGATCGAGGCAGGCAAAAAAACCGGCAGTGTCGATGTCCTGAAGCGTATCGCTACCGCCCTCAAGGTCGATCTCGACGATCTCGTCGTCGACGTGGCGGACTGA
- the betB gene encoding betaine-aldehyde dehydrogenase, whose translation MKAQPKASHFIDGEYVEDTAGAVFESLYPATGEVIARLHAATPAIIEKAIASAKRAQPEWAAMSPTARGRILKRAADIMRERNRELSELETLDTGKPIQETIVADPTSGADSFEFFGGVIPAGLNGSYIPLGGDFAYTKRVPLGVCVGIGAWNYPQQIACWKGAPALACGNAMVFKPSENTPLGALKIAEILHEAGLPKGLYNVIQGDRDTGPLLVNHPDVAKVSLTGSVPTGRKVAAAAAGSLKHVTMELGGKSPLIVFDDADIDSAIGGAMLGNFYSTGQVCSNGTRVFVHTAVKAEFLKRLKARTEAMVIGDPMDDATQVGPMVSLAQRNKVLAYIAAGKAEGATLVAGGGIPNNVASEGYYIQPTVFADVTDDMTIAREEIFGPVMCVLDFDDEEKVIARANGTEFGLSGGVFTADITRAHRVVDRLEAGTLWINTYNLCPVEIPFGGSKQSGFGRENSLAALEHYSELKTVYVAMGKVEAPY comes from the coding sequence ATGAAAGCCCAACCGAAAGCCTCGCACTTCATCGACGGCGAATATGTGGAGGATACGGCGGGAGCGGTGTTCGAAAGCCTCTATCCGGCCACCGGAGAAGTCATCGCCCGGCTGCATGCGGCAACGCCGGCCATCATCGAGAAGGCGATCGCATCTGCCAAGCGTGCCCAGCCGGAATGGGCGGCAATGAGCCCGACGGCACGCGGCCGCATCCTGAAGCGGGCTGCCGATATCATGCGGGAACGCAATCGCGAACTGTCGGAACTGGAGACGCTGGATACCGGCAAGCCGATCCAGGAGACGATCGTCGCCGACCCGACCTCGGGCGCCGACAGTTTCGAGTTTTTCGGCGGCGTCATCCCAGCCGGCCTGAACGGCAGCTATATCCCGCTCGGCGGCGACTTCGCCTATACCAAGCGCGTGCCGCTCGGCGTCTGCGTCGGCATCGGTGCCTGGAACTATCCGCAGCAGATCGCCTGCTGGAAGGGTGCGCCGGCGCTGGCCTGCGGCAATGCCATGGTCTTCAAGCCATCGGAAAATACGCCGCTGGGTGCACTGAAGATCGCCGAAATCCTGCATGAGGCAGGGCTTCCGAAGGGCCTCTACAACGTCATCCAGGGCGACCGCGATACCGGGCCGCTGCTGGTCAACCATCCCGATGTCGCCAAGGTATCGCTGACCGGCTCGGTGCCGACGGGCCGCAAGGTGGCAGCGGCTGCCGCCGGCAGCCTGAAGCATGTGACGATGGAACTCGGCGGAAAATCGCCGCTGATCGTCTTCGACGATGCCGACATCGACAGCGCCATCGGCGGCGCGATGCTCGGAAACTTCTATTCGACCGGCCAGGTCTGCTCGAACGGCACCCGCGTCTTCGTCCACACCGCCGTCAAGGCTGAGTTCCTGAAGCGCCTGAAGGCCCGCACCGAGGCGATGGTCATCGGCGACCCCATGGACGATGCGACGCAGGTCGGGCCGATGGTATCGCTCGCCCAGCGCAACAAGGTGCTCGCCTATATCGCGGCAGGCAAGGCCGAGGGCGCAACGCTGGTTGCCGGCGGCGGCATCCCCAACAACGTCGCCAGTGAAGGCTATTACATCCAGCCGACGGTGTTTGCCGATGTCACCGACGACATGACCATCGCCCGCGAGGAAATCTTCGGGCCTGTCATGTGCGTGCTCGATTTCGACGACGAGGAGAAAGTGATCGCGCGGGCCAACGGCACCGAGTTCGGCCTCTCCGGCGGAGTCTTCACCGCCGACATCACCCGCGCCCACCGCGTCGTAGACCGGCTCGAAGCCGGTACGTTGTGGATCAACACCTACAATCTCTGCCCGGTCGAAATCCCGTTCGGCGGCTCGAAGCAATCCGGCTTCGGCCGCGAGAATTCACTGGCAGCGCTGGAGCACTATTCCGAGCTGAAAACGGTCTACGTGGCCATGGGCAAGGTCGAGGCGCCGTATTGA
- the betC gene encoding choline-sulfatase gives MTEMKPDILIVMVDQLNGKFFPDGPAEFLHAPHLKALAARSARFANNYTSSPLCAPARASFMAGQLPSRTRVYDNAAEYVSSIPTYAHHLRRAGYYTALSGKMHFVGPDQLHGFEERLTTDIYPADFGWTPDYRKPGERIDWWYHNLGSVTGAGVAEITNQMEYDDEVAFLANQKLYHLSRENDDQSRRPWCLTVSFTHPHDPYVARRKYWDLYEGCDQLMPEVGMLPDEQQDPHSRRIIHSCDYKNFEVTEEHIRRSRQAYFANISYLDDKVGELMDTLARTRMLDNTLILFCSDHGDMLGERGLWFKMNFFEGSARVPLMIAGPGVTPGLHLAPTSNLDVTPTMADLAGISMQDIMPWTDGMSLRPIIDGAERTEPVLMEYAAEGSYAPLVCIREGKWKYIHCMLDPDLLYDLDADPLELTNLADDPDFTEVVALFRRKREERWDMGAFDAAVRESQARRWVVYEALRNGSYYPWDYQPLQKASERYMRNHMNLDTLEESKRYPRGE, from the coding sequence GTGACCGAGATGAAGCCGGATATCCTGATCGTCATGGTCGACCAGCTCAACGGAAAGTTCTTTCCGGATGGTCCGGCGGAGTTCCTGCATGCGCCGCACCTGAAGGCACTGGCAGCCCGCTCGGCACGCTTTGCCAACAACTATACCTCGTCGCCGCTCTGCGCCCCTGCCCGCGCCTCGTTCATGGCCGGACAATTGCCGAGCAGGACACGGGTCTACGACAATGCCGCCGAATATGTCTCGTCGATCCCGACCTACGCCCACCACCTTCGCCGCGCCGGATACTATACGGCGCTGTCCGGCAAGATGCATTTCGTCGGTCCCGACCAGCTTCACGGCTTCGAGGAGCGGCTGACGACGGATATCTATCCGGCCGATTTCGGCTGGACGCCGGATTACCGCAAGCCCGGCGAGCGCATCGACTGGTGGTACCACAATCTCGGCTCGGTAACCGGCGCCGGTGTTGCCGAAATCACCAACCAGATGGAATATGACGACGAGGTGGCGTTTCTGGCAAACCAGAAACTCTATCATCTCAGCCGCGAGAACGACGACCAGAGCCGCCGGCCGTGGTGCCTGACGGTGTCCTTCACCCATCCGCACGACCCCTATGTCGCCCGCCGGAAATACTGGGATCTTTATGAAGGCTGCGATCAGCTGATGCCCGAAGTCGGCATGCTGCCCGACGAGCAGCAGGATCCGCATTCCCGGCGCATTATCCATTCCTGCGATTACAAGAATTTCGAGGTCACCGAAGAGCACATCCGGCGCTCCCGCCAGGCCTACTTCGCCAATATTTCCTATCTCGACGACAAGGTCGGCGAGCTCATGGACACCTTGGCGCGCACGCGGATGCTCGACAACACGCTCATCCTGTTCTGCTCCGACCATGGCGACATGCTGGGCGAGCGCGGATTATGGTTCAAGATGAACTTCTTCGAGGGCTCCGCGCGGGTGCCACTGATGATAGCCGGCCCCGGCGTCACCCCGGGGCTGCATCTGGCGCCGACCTCCAACCTCGACGTGACGCCGACCATGGCCGACCTTGCCGGCATATCCATGCAGGACATCATGCCCTGGACCGACGGCATGAGCCTGAGGCCCATCATCGATGGCGCCGAGCGCACCGAGCCGGTGCTGATGGAATATGCGGCGGAAGGTTCCTATGCGCCGCTCGTCTGCATTCGCGAGGGCAAGTGGAAATACATCCACTGCATGCTCGACCCTGACCTTCTCTACGACCTCGACGCCGACCCGCTGGAACTCACCAATCTCGCCGACGATCCGGACTTTACGGAGGTCGTCGCCCTGTTCCGCCGCAAGCGCGAAGAACGCTGGGACATGGGCGCCTTCGATGCTGCGGTGCGCGAAAGCCAGGCGCGGCGCTGGGTCGTCTACGAGGCGCTGCGCAACGGCTCCTATTATCCGTGGGACTACCAGCCGCTGCAGAAGGCCTCGGAGCGCTACATGCGCAACCACATGAACCTCGATACCCTCGAAGAATCCAAACGCTATCCACGCGGAGAATAA
- the betI gene encoding transcriptional regulator BetI, with product MPKVGMEPVRREALVNAALRVIGDHGSLSVTMSDIAREAGVSAALAHHYFGSKERLLQATIRSLLRQLRNDTVTALKAAAGPREKLSAMIRVSFQANQFAPETIAAWLAFYAEAQRSEETRRFLVIYARRLRSNLLANLRPLCTADDAERMAEGAAAMIDGLYIRQSLRSVPTGIEASIALTEDYINTHLTALGKG from the coding sequence ATGCCGAAAGTCGGAATGGAGCCAGTGCGTCGCGAGGCGCTCGTCAACGCCGCCCTCAGGGTGATCGGCGATCACGGATCGCTGAGCGTCACGATGTCCGACATCGCCCGGGAAGCCGGTGTCTCGGCGGCGCTGGCCCATCACTATTTCGGCAGCAAGGAGCGGCTGCTGCAGGCAACCATCCGCTCGCTTCTACGCCAGTTGCGCAACGACACGGTGACGGCGCTCAAGGCGGCAGCAGGACCGCGCGAAAAGCTGTCGGCGATGATCCGCGTCAGCTTCCAGGCAAACCAGTTTGCCCCGGAGACCATTGCCGCCTGGCTCGCCTTCTATGCCGAGGCGCAGCGCTCCGAGGAAACGCGGCGCTTCCTGGTGATCTATGCGCGCCGCCTGCGCTCCAACCTGCTCGCCAACCTCCGGCCGCTTTGCACTGCGGATGACGCGGAACGCATGGCAGAAGGCGCGGCTGCGATGATCGACGGGCTGTATATCCGGCAAAGTCTGCGCTCGGTGCCGACAGGTATCGAAGCCTCTATTGCGTTGACCGAAGACTACATAAACACTCATCTGACCGCCCTTGGCAAAGGATAG
- a CDS encoding HdeD family acid-resistance protein produces the protein MVMGLNELPHASAHAKWGWFVALGVLLLLLSGIAFGNLFLATVVSVYYVGMLMLLGGIVYLIHAFQVRGWEHSLPWILSGLLYTLAGIFAFMNPLLASAVFTLMLAIALVIAGVLRIWVGRRMKPGKGWGFILLSGIVTMVAGFVVALGWPVNSLWILGLFLAVDLMFQGWTLIAFGLGLRR, from the coding sequence ATGGTCATGGGTTTGAACGAACTGCCGCACGCCTCCGCTCATGCAAAGTGGGGCTGGTTCGTGGCGCTGGGCGTCCTGCTTTTGCTGCTCAGCGGCATTGCCTTCGGGAACCTCTTCCTCGCCACCGTCGTCTCGGTCTATTACGTCGGAATGCTCATGCTGCTCGGCGGTATCGTCTATCTCATCCATGCCTTCCAGGTGCGGGGTTGGGAACATAGCCTTCCATGGATCCTCAGCGGTCTGCTCTACACGCTGGCCGGTATCTTCGCCTTCATGAACCCGCTGCTGGCCTCGGCGGTCTTTACCCTGATGCTGGCCATAGCGCTGGTCATTGCCGGCGTCCTGCGTATCTGGGTCGGCCGCAGGATGAAGCCGGGGAAGGGCTGGGGGTTCATTCTCCTCAGCGGCATCGTGACGATGGTGGCAGGCTTCGTGGTCGCGCTCGGCTGGCCCGTTAACAGCCTGTGGATCCTCGGCCTGTTCCTCGCCGTCGACCTGATGTTCCAGGGCTGGACGCTCATCGCCTTCGGACTTGGCCTCAGGCGCTGA
- a CDS encoding ribbon-helix-helix domain-containing protein: MPMVTVSISPMQVAGIRAAVDNGNYASGSEVVREALRMWEAARKRGDLCDAHHLATGLPDGAGSADRRVADMFADFDASAAAHN; this comes from the coding sequence ATGCCTATGGTCACTGTTTCCATCTCTCCAATGCAGGTCGCCGGCATCCGCGCCGCCGTCGACAACGGCAATTACGCATCCGGCAGCGAAGTCGTGCGCGAGGCGCTGCGCATGTGGGAAGCGGCACGCAAGCGAGGCGATCTGTGCGATGCGCACCACCTGGCGACGGGTTTGCCCGACGGGGCCGGCAGTGCCGACAGGCGCGTTGCCGATATGTTTGCCGACTTCGACGCTTCAGCTGCGGCCCACAATTGA